The DNA region TTTCAGACCATCCTTGACGCAAGGAGGTTGAAGCAAGCCCGGCGACGCCATTGGAGGGAAAACTCGGGCCGTAACTAAACGTCACGCTGCAACCCACATTGGAAACTTCAGTGACATGGTTATACAGCAGGGAGCAGTATTTTCCACGAGCAGGAGTCTTCGCAAACATATAGTCCATGGTGTCGCGTCGATCCTAATGGGGTGTAAGAGTTGCATCAGACGGACCAGTTTCCTCCGGGTTGCCTGGTTTAGAGTCGGTAGGAAGGATGTGACAGCTGTCAAGTGGACCAAAAGGGGTCATGAGGAGGTTTCGTTCAATCTATCATACAATTCTATCTCAAAGCAATTCTAATGGGATCTAAGATATCCAACCGTCGTCTCTTGTGCTCAGTTTCCCTTCAAACAACCCGCATCCTTGATAAAGTCCATCCTTGGAACCTGAGCCATCCTCTTTGCCCCCTGGTTAAAAAAGAAGCTTTGCATGGAGTGGCTTGCCAGGACGTGTTTGTCGATGAATTTGTGCACTGCGGTTTGCCAAGTGGCACTCGCGGTGACCtggcctgagcctgagcaaGCAGCAGTGACTGCTTCCAATCGTAAAGATTGGTATTTATTGAAGGCATTTGCCAGTTGAGCCCTCTCCGGTGAGCCTGCATAGCCATCGGCTCTTGTTTCCTCAACAGCCCGATGGAGCTCATTCACCAGGACAATAACATCAACGATGCCGTTGTTGCAGCCTGCTCCAGTGCTGGGGGTGAACTTATGAGCGGCATCTCCGGCAAGCACAATACGTCCATCCCAACTCCAATCCTTCACGACACCTTCCTCCAAGTTGACGAGCCCTGATTGGGTGCGACGAGAGAACGCCTCTTTCAAGGTGAGTTTCCCTCCAGGCGCAAGAGGGAGATGGCCCCAACGCTCGACCAACGCGAATTGATCCTCTTCGGTGTATCGCGCTCGGCTTCGTGTCGGGCTCTCCAGCCTCTCGTACAAGCCCATGACGGTTGTGTCGGGACCAGAAAACAGCTGAGTGGTGGCACCAGGACCATGTGTCTCAGAGGTGATTCCGGCTTGCAGGCCGGTATGTGACGTAGGGATTCGAAGCCAGAACCCTCGGTAGGTTGTCAAGAATGGGTTTTCGTCATTCACCCCGGTTGCGTTGGCTTCCAAGGCCAGCGTGCGCATTCGTTCCCGGACGAGACTGTGGGCACCGTCTGCACCAATAACAATGGAGCCCTTGTAGGAGCTGCCGTCGGTGCAGGTTACTTCAACCCCATCTTCATGTGGGATAACATCTTCAACTTTCTTGCcagtgatgatgttgttttGCGTCTTGGAAGGAAGGGATTCGTAGAGAACTCGGGTGAGGTCATGGCGGCTCAGAACCCGAGGCGATGTACCAAAGCTGAGGATGATTAGCGATGGCCTGGTCTTTGGCAATGTGGAACTTACTGTTTCTTGAAGTAATTGAACCATCTTACATCTCCGAtatcttggccttggtgatcttggcgttCGGTTTGACCAAGAGGAGTGCTGACCCTTTCAAGGGCGTCGAGTAGACCGAGTTGACCGAGGGCCTGTAGTCCCATCGGCATCATTACAAGGTTGGCACCAGCATCAATGATGGCGCTTGGTCGGCTTTCCAGTACGATGCAGTCAATGTTGGCTTGGGTAAGGGCGTGGGCAGCTGTGAGCCCAACAGGAccgccgccgacgacgatgacttTGAAGTCGCTTGCGTGCATTTTCTTGGCTTGAGTGGGTGATTGAAGTTGTTGTGCTGCAAGATAGTATGGACGATTGAGAACGGCTCGGCAGATCaatatataagatttatttGCAAGTATTGTTCACTCATCTTGAATGATTATATCATCGTCACCATTCGCGTCCTTCTCGCACTCGGACTCGCACATGTTGAAAGGGTTACCCAGTTAGGAAAGGCTTCAGCGTCACTATCCAGCCACAAAGCGCCTAAAAGCCAACGTTTTCCAGCCACAGCCAAACGCATATTTCCGAGCCCAATCGGAAAAGTCTGCGTATCACTCGTTTAATCGGCGTCTTTATTCCTCCGGCATACCATACGTTTGCGAAATGACTCCACGCGAAAGCGACGCGCTAACAAGCCATGCGCCACCCATttctcctcgctctcgctAAGCCATCGAGTTGTAAAGCCCAACTCACAGGAACCTTATTGGCGCAAATCTTGTTTAGCGATAGTCGCGGAGTCGCCGACGATATATCTGCAACTACATGTTGTAAGATTTGCCGCAAGGTGTCTCGTAGCCACGTCATCTGTCTTGTCATCACCTACTTGCACCGATTCTATTTGTAATCCAGGATGATTTCTTGTTACGGTGGTAGCGCATGCACAATGTGGTCTGgatcatggccatgccaTTATCCATCCGTAACTTAGAAGCATTTGCATAGTTTATATATAGAAAAGGTGCAATTACCGAATCGCTCGTTGCGATCGCACCCAGCATTTTGAATCTGACGGCTCACCCATTATCACTGTGTTGTTGGGTGTTGGGCAAATTATATGTGACCTTGTGGAGGATGGGCTGCCACCTACATAGCAGGTATCGAAGGTTGCCATGTTGGAGcatataagaaataaatcACCTATGACCACTCTCGAAGATGTAACGCTCTAATTGCCCGGTTGTTTGTCGCTCTATAGATGCCTTGGGTTGAAGCTTTTCATTGGTGAAATCTGACAATGAACCTGGATGCAAGGCCCCCTACAGTTTACGCTAACCAGTCTGGACTGATCTCGATCTGCAAGATGGGCGCATTATTCCAGCTCAAATAGTGGGCCTGAGGCTCCTCCATTATCTTGATTTTTATACCTCAGTCTCATCACGGTTATCTTTCCTCGTCCGTATCCTCCTAGCACACCGTTAGCGATGTCCGCCTACACAAGCACGCTGAATGACACCTCATTCCGACTCGCTACTGTTGAAATGGTTTCTGGTGTCGAAAACAACAGGAACGAGCCTCAGATTCCAAGCGTCACCTTGACAACCTACCAGATCTCGGACGCCACGACCCCTAGCTACAATGCTCTCTCATATACCTGGGGGCCGCCAAGGAGAAATGCCCCGGGG from Fusarium keratoplasticum isolate Fu6.1 chromosome 12, whole genome shotgun sequence includes:
- a CDS encoding FAD-binding-3 domain-containing protein yields the protein MHASDFKVIVVGGGPVGLTAAHALTQANIDCIVLESRPSAIIDAGANLVMMPMGLQALGQLGLLDALERVSTPLGQTERQDHQGQDIGDVRWFNYFKKHFGTSPRVLSRHDLTRVLYESLPSKTQNNIITGKKVEDVIPHEDGVEVTCTDGSSYKGSIVIGADGAHSLVRERMRTLALEANATGVNDENPFLTTYRGFWLRIPTSHTGLQAGITSETHGPGATTQLFSGPDTTVMGLYERLESPTRSRARYTEEDQFALVERWGHLPLAPGGKLTLKEAFSRRTQSGLVNLEEGVVKDWSWDGRIVLAGDAAHKFTPSTGAGCNNGIVDVIVLVNELHRAVEETRADGYAGSPERAQLANAFNKYQSLRLEAVTAACSGSGQVTASATWQTAVHKFIDKHVLASHSMQSFFFNQGAKRMAQVPRMDFIKDAGCLKGN